From one Lycium barbarum isolate Lr01 chromosome 6, ASM1917538v2, whole genome shotgun sequence genomic stretch:
- the LOC132644917 gene encoding DUF724 domain-containing protein 3 isoform X3: MGQREMGPTREAGSLMFSVGKNVEVAFDRDDCRDAWFPSKVLEHCENGLFLVESYRTVNKKAAIDKVTVDSFHIRPLPPQITRKKFNLLEKVDAFYDLAWWSGVITRELAGCKYIVFFKTTNKEKEFSDSDLRPHMDWKDGQWFTNRDIPIPSDCQTNGSNNCHDASLPQKDIPLGRSSTMNEISEEKTHHSIKNIEDLNETPSTDEIPLSNRDAASPQPLEPPKDMSLEACKLSSKPSKKPRTKSPFGHPSPRTENAEMKSSVTVARDEQPHIRSWQNRTRKRGQELGEEKGGALEKLRGLKSPTRGNKGIAIENAADVTPKRSTRKETDVPVIIGLECTKIRSSKAKKSRQINNKSLEAIGDQKQIDAAVDGMQIDAAVDGIQETNHLGDGESSQKRKRGRPPKKLISVPTDKELTGDHSKDQGSGPVELEVMVIEDGKEQVEVPNQKDGKELVEVPNQKDGKELVEVPNQQDGTELVEVPNQKYIEELVQVPNQKDGKEQAEVQIGHSRKRGRTRKVAHIKLSNEKAVQSSSQQHEKHYVKREKRQAKSLNIESQAQGSVDSSGVKTSESNRIASDGEEVLAEIPYNGFDDQPLAKWFEEIQSPTSVDGSRVSPARSPKKCAETREKQEIPMQPPVNGTPAAQTESQSLPFVKNTLLWSTIESMDIFRRIPQKPHFNPLENCKESSREGVAIGYMVTFVSIVERTSRLHYDDPRSTIQEILETLSDLETQGFDVQLVRDRLTELLLMKDKQEKLETQVADIDNQLIMHNTDKERIDGEIEEINKQIAELQDKLSLATSRKEVKDREIDGLTSKLKDVQADTKKAHDEYDSLASKPF; the protein is encoded by the exons ATGGGTCAAAGGGAAATGGGTCCGACCCGGGAAGCAG GCTCATTGATGTTTAGTGTGGGAAAGAATGTGGAAGTAGCATTCGATAGAGATGATTGCCGTGATGCTTGGTTTCCCTCAAAAGTCCTTGAACATTGTGAAAATGGCCTTTTTTTGGTGGAGAGCTATAGGACAGTCAACAAAAAGGCAGCTATTGACAAAGTAACAGTTGATTCGTTCCATATCCGACCTCTTCCACCGCAAATCACAAGGAAGAAATTCAATTTGCTGGAAAAGGTGGATGCATTTTATGATCTTGCCTGGTGGAGTGGTGTCATCACTAGAGAGCTTGCTGGTTGTAAGTATATTGTCTTTTTTAAGACCACAAACAAGGAGAAGGAGTTTAGTGACTCTGATTTGAGACCTCATATGGATTGGAAAGATGGGCAATGGTTTACTAATCGG GACATTCCAATTCCTTCAGATTGTCAAACTAATGGAAGCAATAACTGCCATGACGCTAGTCTTCCACAGAAGGATATTCCACTTGGCAGATCAAGCACTATGAATGAGATCTCTGAGGAAAAAACACATCATTCTATAAAGAATATAGAGGATCTTAATGAGACACCTTCAACTGATGAGATTCCCCTTTCCAATCGTGATGCTGCATCTCCACAGCCACTAGAGCCGCCCAAAGACATGTCACTTGAAGCATGTAAACTTAGTTCAAAGCCTTCTAAGAAACCCCGTACAAAGAGTCCATTTGGTCATCCCAGCCCCAGAACTGAAAATGCTGAAATGAAGAGTTCAGTAACTGTAGCTAGAGATGAGCAACCTCATATTCGCTCTTGGCAGAACAGAACT AGAAAGAGAGGCCAGGAACTTGGTGAAGAGAAGGGTGGGGCACTTGAGAAGTTGCGAGGCCTAAAATCTCCTACAAGAG GTAACAAGGGTATTGCAATAGAAAATGCTGCTGACGTTACTCCAAAACGTTCTACGCGTAAAGAAACTGATGTTCCTGTCATCATAGGGTTGGAGTGTACTAAAATTAGGAGCTCGAAGGCTAAAAAGTCTCGTCAAATTAATAACAAATCTTTGGAAGCTATCGGAGATCAGAAGCAGATTGATGCTGCTGTAGATGGTATGCAGATTGATGCTGCTGTAGATGGTATACAG GAGACCAACCACTTAGGTGATGGAGAGAGCAGTCagaaaagaaaaaggggaagaCCACCTAAGAAACTAATTTCAGTCCCAACAG ATAAGGAACTAACTGGAGATCATTCAAAAGATCAGGGCTCAGGTCCTGTCGAGCTAGAAGTTATGGTAATTGAAGATGGTAAGGAGCAGGTAGAGGTTCCCAATCAAAAAGATGGTAAGGAGCTGGTAGAGGTTCCCAATCAAAAAGATGGTAAGGAGCTGGTAGAGGTTCCCAATCAACAAGATGGTACAGAGCTGGTAGAGGTTCCCAATCAAAAATATATTGAGGAGCTGGTACAGGTTCCCAATCAAAAAGATGGTAAGGAGCAGGCAGAGGTTCAAATTGGGCACAGCAGAAAAAGAGGCAGGACGAGGAAGGTGGCCCATATAAAACTGTCAAATGAGAAAGCAGTTCAGTCTTCATCCCAGCAGCATGAGAAGCATTATGTAAAGAGGGAAAAACGACAGGCAAAAAGTTTAAATATTGAATCTCAAGCTCAAG GTTCTGTTGACTCTTCTGGAGTGAAAACTTCTGAATCAAACAGGATAGCAAGCGATGGTGAGGAAGTTCTCGCTGAAATACCCTACAATGGATTCGATGATCAACCCCTTGCAAAGTGGTTTGAAGAAATACAGTCTCCAACTTCTGTTGATGGATCGA GAGTTTCACCTGCACGTAGTCCGAAAAAATGTGCTGAGACGAGGGAGAAACAAGAGATTCCCATGCAACCTCCTGTCAATGGGACACCAGCAGCCCAAACTGAAAGCCAGAGCTTGCCTTTTGTGAAAAATACACTACTTTGGTCAACAATTGAATCCATGGATATTTTCAGGAGGATTCCTCAGAAGCCACATTTCAATCCGTTGGAAAACTGTAAAGAGAGTTCCCGTGAAGGAGTAGCTATAGGTTATATGGTAACTTTTGTAAGCATCGTAGAGAGGACTTCTAGATTGCACTATGACGATCCTAGAAGCACCATTCAGGAAATTTTGGAGACTCTCAGTGACTTGGAAACCCAGGGATTTGATGTGCAGCTTGTACGAGATCGTCTGACTGAGTTATTGTTGATGAAAGATAAGCAGGAAAAGCTTGAAACACAGGTTGCAGATATTGATAATCAGCTTATCATGCATAATACGGACAAAGAACGTATTGATGGAGAGATTGAAGAGATCAATAAACAAATAGCAGAATTACAGGATAAACTATCCCTGGCTACTTCGAGGAAGGAGGTTAAGGACCGTGAAATTGATGGTTTAACGTCAAAGTTAAAGGATGTTCAAGCAGACACAAAGAAGGCACATGATGAATATGACAGTCTTGCTAGTAAACCTTTCTAA
- the LOC132644917 gene encoding DUF724 domain-containing protein 3 isoform X1, translating into MRGGTRTTRLQQQLQYLTKGSTVEVTSDEEGFKGVWFEATVLGLSSPTSKKNRVLVQYNNIFADENGSEPLRELLSVSFVRPVPPVETVESFELYDVVDASYKDGWWTGVVTRVLEGFRYQVTFNNPPDELVFGVTELRFHKKWVKGKWVRPGKQRTGSLMFSVGKNVEVAFDRDDCRDAWFPSKVLEHCENGLFLVESYRTVNKKAAIDKVTVDSFHIRPLPPQITRKKFNLLEKVDAFYDLAWWSGVITRELAGCKYIVFFKTTNKEKEFSDSDLRPHMDWKDGQWFTNRDIPIPSDCQTNGSNNCHDASLPQKDIPLGRSSTMNEISEEKTHHSIKNIEDLNETPSTDEIPLSNRDAASPQPLEPPKDMSLEACKLSSKPSKKPRTKSPFGHPSPRTENAEMKSSVTVARDEQPHIRSWQNRTRKRGQELGEEKGGALEKLRGLKSPTRGNKGIAIENAADVTPKRSTRKETDVPVIIGLECTKIRSSKAKKSRQINNKSLEAIGDQKQIDAAVDGMQIDAAVDGIQETNHLGDGESSQKRKRGRPPKKLISVPTDKELTGDHSKDQGSGPVELEVMVIEDGKEQVEVPNQKDGKELVEVPNQKDGKELVEVPNQQDGTELVEVPNQKYIEELVQVPNQKDGKEQAEVQIGHSRKRGRTRKVAHIKLSNEKAVQSSSQQHEKHYVKREKRQAKSLNIESQAQGSVDSSGVKTSESNRIASDGEEVLAEIPYNGFDDQPLAKWFEEIQSPTSVDGSRVSPARSPKKCAETREKQEIPMQPPVNGTPAAQTESQSLPFVKNTLLWSTIESMDIFRRIPQKPHFNPLENCKESSREGVAIGYMVTFVSIVERTSRLHYDDPRSTIQEILETLSDLETQGFDVQLVRDRLTELLLMKDKQEKLETQVADIDNQLIMHNTDKERIDGEIEEINKQIAELQDKLSLATSRKEVKDREIDGLTSKLKDVQADTKKAHDEYDSLASKPF; encoded by the exons ATGCGTGGTGGTACAAGAACAACTAGACTCCAGCAGCAGCTCCAATATCTCACAAAAGGCTCCACTGTTGAAGTCACTTCCGACGAAGAAGGTTTCAAAGGAGTGTGGTTTGAAGCCACAGTCCTCGGTCTCTCTTCTCCCACATCGAagaaaaatagggttttggttCAGTATAACAACATTTTCGCCGACGAAAATGGTTCCGAGCCTTTAAGGGAGCTATTGTCTGTTTCTTTTGTACGACCGGTACCTCCGGTTGAGACAGTTGAGAGTTTTGAGTTGTACGACGTTGTCGACGCTTCTTATAAGGATGGTTGGTGGACAGGTGTCGTAACGAGGGTGTTAGAGGGTTTTAGGTATCAAGTGACGTTTAATAACCCACCGGACGAACTTGTATTTGGTGTCACTGAGTTGAGATTTCATAAAAAATGGGTCAAAGGGAAATGGGTCCGACCCGGGAAGCAG AGAACAGGCTCATTGATGTTTAGTGTGGGAAAGAATGTGGAAGTAGCATTCGATAGAGATGATTGCCGTGATGCTTGGTTTCCCTCAAAAGTCCTTGAACATTGTGAAAATGGCCTTTTTTTGGTGGAGAGCTATAGGACAGTCAACAAAAAGGCAGCTATTGACAAAGTAACAGTTGATTCGTTCCATATCCGACCTCTTCCACCGCAAATCACAAGGAAGAAATTCAATTTGCTGGAAAAGGTGGATGCATTTTATGATCTTGCCTGGTGGAGTGGTGTCATCACTAGAGAGCTTGCTGGTTGTAAGTATATTGTCTTTTTTAAGACCACAAACAAGGAGAAGGAGTTTAGTGACTCTGATTTGAGACCTCATATGGATTGGAAAGATGGGCAATGGTTTACTAATCGG GACATTCCAATTCCTTCAGATTGTCAAACTAATGGAAGCAATAACTGCCATGACGCTAGTCTTCCACAGAAGGATATTCCACTTGGCAGATCAAGCACTATGAATGAGATCTCTGAGGAAAAAACACATCATTCTATAAAGAATATAGAGGATCTTAATGAGACACCTTCAACTGATGAGATTCCCCTTTCCAATCGTGATGCTGCATCTCCACAGCCACTAGAGCCGCCCAAAGACATGTCACTTGAAGCATGTAAACTTAGTTCAAAGCCTTCTAAGAAACCCCGTACAAAGAGTCCATTTGGTCATCCCAGCCCCAGAACTGAAAATGCTGAAATGAAGAGTTCAGTAACTGTAGCTAGAGATGAGCAACCTCATATTCGCTCTTGGCAGAACAGAACT AGAAAGAGAGGCCAGGAACTTGGTGAAGAGAAGGGTGGGGCACTTGAGAAGTTGCGAGGCCTAAAATCTCCTACAAGAG GTAACAAGGGTATTGCAATAGAAAATGCTGCTGACGTTACTCCAAAACGTTCTACGCGTAAAGAAACTGATGTTCCTGTCATCATAGGGTTGGAGTGTACTAAAATTAGGAGCTCGAAGGCTAAAAAGTCTCGTCAAATTAATAACAAATCTTTGGAAGCTATCGGAGATCAGAAGCAGATTGATGCTGCTGTAGATGGTATGCAGATTGATGCTGCTGTAGATGGTATACAG GAGACCAACCACTTAGGTGATGGAGAGAGCAGTCagaaaagaaaaaggggaagaCCACCTAAGAAACTAATTTCAGTCCCAACAG ATAAGGAACTAACTGGAGATCATTCAAAAGATCAGGGCTCAGGTCCTGTCGAGCTAGAAGTTATGGTAATTGAAGATGGTAAGGAGCAGGTAGAGGTTCCCAATCAAAAAGATGGTAAGGAGCTGGTAGAGGTTCCCAATCAAAAAGATGGTAAGGAGCTGGTAGAGGTTCCCAATCAACAAGATGGTACAGAGCTGGTAGAGGTTCCCAATCAAAAATATATTGAGGAGCTGGTACAGGTTCCCAATCAAAAAGATGGTAAGGAGCAGGCAGAGGTTCAAATTGGGCACAGCAGAAAAAGAGGCAGGACGAGGAAGGTGGCCCATATAAAACTGTCAAATGAGAAAGCAGTTCAGTCTTCATCCCAGCAGCATGAGAAGCATTATGTAAAGAGGGAAAAACGACAGGCAAAAAGTTTAAATATTGAATCTCAAGCTCAAG GTTCTGTTGACTCTTCTGGAGTGAAAACTTCTGAATCAAACAGGATAGCAAGCGATGGTGAGGAAGTTCTCGCTGAAATACCCTACAATGGATTCGATGATCAACCCCTTGCAAAGTGGTTTGAAGAAATACAGTCTCCAACTTCTGTTGATGGATCGA GAGTTTCACCTGCACGTAGTCCGAAAAAATGTGCTGAGACGAGGGAGAAACAAGAGATTCCCATGCAACCTCCTGTCAATGGGACACCAGCAGCCCAAACTGAAAGCCAGAGCTTGCCTTTTGTGAAAAATACACTACTTTGGTCAACAATTGAATCCATGGATATTTTCAGGAGGATTCCTCAGAAGCCACATTTCAATCCGTTGGAAAACTGTAAAGAGAGTTCCCGTGAAGGAGTAGCTATAGGTTATATGGTAACTTTTGTAAGCATCGTAGAGAGGACTTCTAGATTGCACTATGACGATCCTAGAAGCACCATTCAGGAAATTTTGGAGACTCTCAGTGACTTGGAAACCCAGGGATTTGATGTGCAGCTTGTACGAGATCGTCTGACTGAGTTATTGTTGATGAAAGATAAGCAGGAAAAGCTTGAAACACAGGTTGCAGATATTGATAATCAGCTTATCATGCATAATACGGACAAAGAACGTATTGATGGAGAGATTGAAGAGATCAATAAACAAATAGCAGAATTACAGGATAAACTATCCCTGGCTACTTCGAGGAAGGAGGTTAAGGACCGTGAAATTGATGGTTTAACGTCAAAGTTAAAGGATGTTCAAGCAGACACAAAGAAGGCACATGATGAATATGACAGTCTTGCTAGTAAACCTTTCTAA
- the LOC132644917 gene encoding DUF724 domain-containing protein 3 isoform X2 → MRGGTRTTRLQQQLQYLTKGSTVEVTSDEEGFKGVWFEATVLGLSSPTSKKNRVLVQYNNIFADENGSEPLRELLSVSFVRPVPPVETVESFELYDVVDASYKDGWWTGVVTRVLEGFRYQVTFNNPPDELVFGVTELRFHKKWVKGKWVRPGKQRTGSLMFSVGKNVEVAFDRDDCRDAWFPSKVLEHCENGLFLVESYRTVNKKAAIDKVTVDSFHIRPLPPQITRKKFNLLEKVDAFYDLAWWSGVITRELAGCKYIVFFKTTNKEKEFSDSDLRPHMDWKDGQWFTNRDIPIPSDCQTNGSNNCHDASLPQKDIPLGRSSTMNEISEEKTHHSIKNIEDLNETPSTDEIPLSNRDAASPQPLEPPKDMSLEACKLSSKPSKKPRTKSPFGHPSPRTENAEMKSSVTVARDEQPHIRSWQNRTRKRGQELGEEKGGALEKLRGLKSPTRGLECTKIRSSKAKKSRQINNKSLEAIGDQKQIDAAVDGMQIDAAVDGIQETNHLGDGESSQKRKRGRPPKKLISVPTDKELTGDHSKDQGSGPVELEVMVIEDGKEQVEVPNQKDGKELVEVPNQKDGKELVEVPNQQDGTELVEVPNQKYIEELVQVPNQKDGKEQAEVQIGHSRKRGRTRKVAHIKLSNEKAVQSSSQQHEKHYVKREKRQAKSLNIESQAQGSVDSSGVKTSESNRIASDGEEVLAEIPYNGFDDQPLAKWFEEIQSPTSVDGSRVSPARSPKKCAETREKQEIPMQPPVNGTPAAQTESQSLPFVKNTLLWSTIESMDIFRRIPQKPHFNPLENCKESSREGVAIGYMVTFVSIVERTSRLHYDDPRSTIQEILETLSDLETQGFDVQLVRDRLTELLLMKDKQEKLETQVADIDNQLIMHNTDKERIDGEIEEINKQIAELQDKLSLATSRKEVKDREIDGLTSKLKDVQADTKKAHDEYDSLASKPF, encoded by the exons ATGCGTGGTGGTACAAGAACAACTAGACTCCAGCAGCAGCTCCAATATCTCACAAAAGGCTCCACTGTTGAAGTCACTTCCGACGAAGAAGGTTTCAAAGGAGTGTGGTTTGAAGCCACAGTCCTCGGTCTCTCTTCTCCCACATCGAagaaaaatagggttttggttCAGTATAACAACATTTTCGCCGACGAAAATGGTTCCGAGCCTTTAAGGGAGCTATTGTCTGTTTCTTTTGTACGACCGGTACCTCCGGTTGAGACAGTTGAGAGTTTTGAGTTGTACGACGTTGTCGACGCTTCTTATAAGGATGGTTGGTGGACAGGTGTCGTAACGAGGGTGTTAGAGGGTTTTAGGTATCAAGTGACGTTTAATAACCCACCGGACGAACTTGTATTTGGTGTCACTGAGTTGAGATTTCATAAAAAATGGGTCAAAGGGAAATGGGTCCGACCCGGGAAGCAG AGAACAGGCTCATTGATGTTTAGTGTGGGAAAGAATGTGGAAGTAGCATTCGATAGAGATGATTGCCGTGATGCTTGGTTTCCCTCAAAAGTCCTTGAACATTGTGAAAATGGCCTTTTTTTGGTGGAGAGCTATAGGACAGTCAACAAAAAGGCAGCTATTGACAAAGTAACAGTTGATTCGTTCCATATCCGACCTCTTCCACCGCAAATCACAAGGAAGAAATTCAATTTGCTGGAAAAGGTGGATGCATTTTATGATCTTGCCTGGTGGAGTGGTGTCATCACTAGAGAGCTTGCTGGTTGTAAGTATATTGTCTTTTTTAAGACCACAAACAAGGAGAAGGAGTTTAGTGACTCTGATTTGAGACCTCATATGGATTGGAAAGATGGGCAATGGTTTACTAATCGG GACATTCCAATTCCTTCAGATTGTCAAACTAATGGAAGCAATAACTGCCATGACGCTAGTCTTCCACAGAAGGATATTCCACTTGGCAGATCAAGCACTATGAATGAGATCTCTGAGGAAAAAACACATCATTCTATAAAGAATATAGAGGATCTTAATGAGACACCTTCAACTGATGAGATTCCCCTTTCCAATCGTGATGCTGCATCTCCACAGCCACTAGAGCCGCCCAAAGACATGTCACTTGAAGCATGTAAACTTAGTTCAAAGCCTTCTAAGAAACCCCGTACAAAGAGTCCATTTGGTCATCCCAGCCCCAGAACTGAAAATGCTGAAATGAAGAGTTCAGTAACTGTAGCTAGAGATGAGCAACCTCATATTCGCTCTTGGCAGAACAGAACT AGAAAGAGAGGCCAGGAACTTGGTGAAGAGAAGGGTGGGGCACTTGAGAAGTTGCGAGGCCTAAAATCTCCTACAAGAG GGTTGGAGTGTACTAAAATTAGGAGCTCGAAGGCTAAAAAGTCTCGTCAAATTAATAACAAATCTTTGGAAGCTATCGGAGATCAGAAGCAGATTGATGCTGCTGTAGATGGTATGCAGATTGATGCTGCTGTAGATGGTATACAG GAGACCAACCACTTAGGTGATGGAGAGAGCAGTCagaaaagaaaaaggggaagaCCACCTAAGAAACTAATTTCAGTCCCAACAG ATAAGGAACTAACTGGAGATCATTCAAAAGATCAGGGCTCAGGTCCTGTCGAGCTAGAAGTTATGGTAATTGAAGATGGTAAGGAGCAGGTAGAGGTTCCCAATCAAAAAGATGGTAAGGAGCTGGTAGAGGTTCCCAATCAAAAAGATGGTAAGGAGCTGGTAGAGGTTCCCAATCAACAAGATGGTACAGAGCTGGTAGAGGTTCCCAATCAAAAATATATTGAGGAGCTGGTACAGGTTCCCAATCAAAAAGATGGTAAGGAGCAGGCAGAGGTTCAAATTGGGCACAGCAGAAAAAGAGGCAGGACGAGGAAGGTGGCCCATATAAAACTGTCAAATGAGAAAGCAGTTCAGTCTTCATCCCAGCAGCATGAGAAGCATTATGTAAAGAGGGAAAAACGACAGGCAAAAAGTTTAAATATTGAATCTCAAGCTCAAG GTTCTGTTGACTCTTCTGGAGTGAAAACTTCTGAATCAAACAGGATAGCAAGCGATGGTGAGGAAGTTCTCGCTGAAATACCCTACAATGGATTCGATGATCAACCCCTTGCAAAGTGGTTTGAAGAAATACAGTCTCCAACTTCTGTTGATGGATCGA GAGTTTCACCTGCACGTAGTCCGAAAAAATGTGCTGAGACGAGGGAGAAACAAGAGATTCCCATGCAACCTCCTGTCAATGGGACACCAGCAGCCCAAACTGAAAGCCAGAGCTTGCCTTTTGTGAAAAATACACTACTTTGGTCAACAATTGAATCCATGGATATTTTCAGGAGGATTCCTCAGAAGCCACATTTCAATCCGTTGGAAAACTGTAAAGAGAGTTCCCGTGAAGGAGTAGCTATAGGTTATATGGTAACTTTTGTAAGCATCGTAGAGAGGACTTCTAGATTGCACTATGACGATCCTAGAAGCACCATTCAGGAAATTTTGGAGACTCTCAGTGACTTGGAAACCCAGGGATTTGATGTGCAGCTTGTACGAGATCGTCTGACTGAGTTATTGTTGATGAAAGATAAGCAGGAAAAGCTTGAAACACAGGTTGCAGATATTGATAATCAGCTTATCATGCATAATACGGACAAAGAACGTATTGATGGAGAGATTGAAGAGATCAATAAACAAATAGCAGAATTACAGGATAAACTATCCCTGGCTACTTCGAGGAAGGAGGTTAAGGACCGTGAAATTGATGGTTTAACGTCAAAGTTAAAGGATGTTCAAGCAGACACAAAGAAGGCACATGATGAATATGACAGTCTTGCTAGTAAACCTTTCTAA